A genome region from Indicator indicator isolate 239-I01 chromosome 31, UM_Iind_1.1, whole genome shotgun sequence includes the following:
- the YTHDF3 gene encoding YTH domain-containing family protein 3 — MSATSVDQRPKGQGNKVQNGSIHQKDAVNDDDFEPYLSSQTNQSNSYPPMSDPYMPSYYAPSIGFPYSLGEAAWSTAGDPPMPYLTTYGQMSNGEHHYIPDGVFSQPGALGNTPPFLGQHGFNFFPGNADFSTWGTSGSQGQSTQSSAYSSSYGYPPSSLGRAIADGQAGFGSDTLSKVPGISSIEQGMTGLKIGGDMTAAVTKTVGSALSSTGMTSIAANSVPPVSSSAPKPTSWAAIARKPAKPQPKLKPKGNVGIGGPAVPPPPIKHNMNIGTWDDKGSVVKAPPAQPVLPPQTIIQQPQPLIQPPPLVQSQLPQQQPQPQQPQQQQGPQQQAQPHPLQQQQLQNRWVAPRNRGVGFSQNNGAGSENFGLGVVSVSSSPSGVEVHPVLEKLKAINNYNPKDFDWNLKNGRVFIIKSYSEDDIHRSIKYSIWCSTEHGNKRLDAAYRSLNGKGPLYLLFSVNGSGHFCGVAEMKSVVDYNAYAGVWSQDKWKGKFDVKWIFVKDVPNNQLRHIRLENNDNKPVTNSRDTQEVPLEKAKQVLKIIATFKHTTSIFDDFAHYEKRQEEEEAMRRERNRNKQ; from the exons TACAAAACGGTTCGATTCATCAAAAGGATGCAGTAAATGATGATGATTTTGAGCCATATCTAAGTAGTCAGACAAATCAG AGTAACAGCTATCCACCAATGTCAGACCCATACATGCCTAGTTACTATGCTCCATCCATTGGATTTCCATACTCTTTAGGGGAAGCAGCATGGTCAACTGCAGGAGACCCTCCTATGCCATACTTGACAACCTATGGACAGATGAGTAACGGTGAACACCATTACATCCCTGATGGTGTCTTCAGCCAGCCTGGGGCATTAGGAAATACCCCTCCCTTTCTGGGGCAGCacggatttaatttttttcctgggaaTGCAGACTTCTCTACATGGGGGACAAGTGGATCTCAGGGACAATCAACGCAAAGCTCTGCCTACAGCAGCAGCTATGGCTATCCACCTAGTTCTCTTGGGAGAGCCATAGCagatggacaggctggatttggCAGTGATACTCTGAGCAAGGTGCCTGGGATTAGCAGCATTGAGCAAGGCATGACTGGGCTGAAAATTGGTGGAGATATGACGGCTGCTGTCACAAAAACTGTAGGTTCAGCTCTGAGCAGTACAGGTATGACGAGCATCGCAGCCAACAGCGTGCCCCCGGTGAGCAGTTCAGCACCTAAACccacctcctgggctgccaTTGCAAGGAAGCCTGCTAAACCTCAGCCCAAACTCAAGCCTAAAGGTAACGTGGGCATTGGGGGCCCCGCTGTACCACCACCACCTATAAAACACAACATGAATATTGGAACTTGGGATGACAAAGGGTCAGTGGTAAAAGCCCCCCCAGCCCAACCGGTACTGCCTCCTCAGACTATAATCCAGCAGCCTCAGCCATTAATTCAACCACCACCACTGGTGCAAAGCCAACTGCCTcaacagcagcctcagccaCAGCAACCACAGCAGCAACAAGGACCTCAGCAGCAGGCCCAGCCTCACCcgttgcagcagcagcagctgcagaaccgCTGGGTAGCTCCTCGTAACAGGGGTGTGGGCTTCAGCCAGAACAACGGAGCTGGCAGCGAGAACTTTGGTTTAGGTGTGGTATCCGTTAGCTCCTCGCCTTCTGGGGTGGAAGTGCACCCAGTGCTGGAGAAACTAAAGGCCATAAACAACTACAATCCCAAAGACTTCGATTGGAACCTGAAGAATGGACGTGTGTTTATAATCAAAAGCTATTCAGAGGACGATATCCATCGCTCCATTAAGTACTCCATCTGGTGTAGTACTGAGCATGGCAATAAGCGCTTGGACGCCGCGTACCGGTCCCTGAATGGCAAAGGCCCACTCTATTTGCTCTTCAGCGTGAATGGCAGTGGACACTTTTGTGGGGTGGCTGAGATGAAGTCTGTTGTGGACTACAATGCCTATGCTGGCGTCTGGTCTCAGGATAAGTGGAAGGGGAAGTTTGATGTCAAATGGATCTTTGTCAAAGACGTTCCCAATAACCAACTGCGGCACATCCGCTTGGAAAACAACGACAACAAACCTGTTACCAACTCGAGGGACACTCAAGAGGTACCCCTAGAAAAAGCCAAGCAAGTGCTTAAAATAATTGCAACTTTCAAGCATACCACCTCAATCTTTGATGACTTTGCACATTATGAGAAGCgtcaagaggaggaggaagccatGCGTAGG GAGAGAAATAGAAACAAACAATAA